Proteins from a genomic interval of Vreelandella profundi:
- the otnK gene encoding 3-oxo-tetronate kinase, producing MTIVLGAIADDFTGATDLANNLVRGGMRCLQVIGVPQQALDLANVDAVVVALKSRSCPPDEAIADSLAALAWLRDQGAKQLFFKYCSTFDSTDQGNIGPVADALLDALGASQTVMVPAFPINGRTVYQGHLFVGDRLLNDSGMQHHPLTPMQDADLVRVLSRQTAHPVGLTNRAVLAKGADATRDHLSALAEQGVRHVICDSLDEQDLSVLAEATVSLPLVTGGSGLGQALPAQYRAQGWLDTITEPGRLQPASGSSLVLSGSCSRATLAQVANFLERHPESGFALDPLSLDEGDKQWEQALAFAFERLEQHAPALIYASADPDKVNAAQQALGIERAGKLVEDALSQLAVTLVNEGVGRLLVAGGETSGAVVSALGITTLRIGEQIDPGVPWTQAPWPGREAPLSLALKSGNFGGVDFFTRAFEVLA from the coding sequence ATGACAATCGTATTAGGCGCCATTGCAGACGACTTCACCGGGGCTACCGACCTCGCCAATAATCTAGTGCGTGGAGGGATGCGCTGCCTGCAGGTGATCGGCGTACCGCAGCAAGCGCTCGACCTTGCCAACGTCGATGCCGTGGTGGTGGCGCTGAAGTCGCGCTCCTGCCCGCCAGACGAGGCCATCGCCGATTCACTGGCGGCCCTCGCCTGGCTGCGCGACCAGGGCGCCAAGCAGCTGTTCTTTAAGTACTGTTCAACGTTCGACTCCACCGATCAGGGCAATATCGGCCCGGTGGCCGATGCGTTGCTAGATGCCTTAGGGGCATCACAGACCGTCATGGTGCCGGCGTTTCCGATTAACGGCCGTACGGTCTATCAAGGCCACCTGTTTGTAGGCGATCGCTTGCTCAACGATAGCGGGATGCAGCATCACCCGTTAACGCCGATGCAAGATGCTGATTTAGTGCGCGTCCTCTCTCGACAGACGGCACATCCGGTAGGTTTAACCAACCGCGCCGTGCTGGCCAAAGGCGCTGACGCGACGCGTGATCATTTGTCCGCACTCGCGGAGCAAGGCGTTCGTCATGTGATCTGCGACTCGTTAGACGAGCAGGATCTCAGCGTGCTGGCAGAAGCCACCGTATCGCTACCGTTAGTCACCGGCGGCTCTGGACTAGGGCAAGCATTACCGGCTCAGTACCGTGCTCAAGGCTGGCTAGATACGATTACCGAACCAGGGCGTTTACAGCCGGCCTCAGGCAGTTCATTGGTTCTCTCGGGCAGCTGTTCACGCGCAACCCTGGCCCAAGTGGCGAACTTCCTCGAACGCCATCCTGAGAGCGGCTTTGCGCTTGATCCACTCTCGTTGGACGAGGGGGACAAACAGTGGGAGCAGGCGCTGGCCTTCGCGTTTGAGCGCTTGGAGCAACATGCCCCAGCGCTGATTTACGCCTCGGCAGACCCTGATAAGGTCAACGCCGCTCAGCAAGCCTTGGGCATCGAGCGTGCCGGAAAGCTGGTAGAGGATGCGCTGAGTCAGCTCGCCGTCACGCTGGTCAACGAAGGCGTTGGTCGATTGCTGGTTGCGGGCGGCGAAACCTCGGGCGCGGTGGTCTCTGCACTGGGTATCACGACGCTGCGCATAGGCGAGCAGATCGACCCTGGCGTGCCCTGGACCCAGGCGCCTTGGCCCGGCCGCGAGGCGCCGCTCTCGCTGGCGCTTAAGTCAGGTAACTTTGGCGGGGTGGACTTTTTCACCCGGGCGTTTGAGGTGCTGGCATGA
- the otnC gene encoding 3-oxo-tetronate 4-phosphate decarboxylase, protein MSTHDQNAQREQISTLGKSLFDRGLTMGSSGNISVRLADGGWLMTPTNACLGRLDPARISHLDQHGQLLSGDKPTKEQFLHMAMYAERPQSGAIVHLHSTHSVAVSCLPEVNPCDCIPPFTAYYVMRVGKLPLVPYHIPGDPKLGDAVRGLAGKHSAVLLANHGPVVAGKNLEAAVYATEELEETAKLYLLLRGENPRGLTPEQVAELEARFPRD, encoded by the coding sequence ATGAGCACACACGATCAGAACGCTCAGCGAGAGCAGATTAGCACGCTGGGTAAATCACTGTTTGATCGTGGCCTGACCATGGGCTCCAGCGGCAATATTAGCGTACGGCTAGCCGATGGCGGCTGGCTAATGACGCCCACTAATGCCTGTTTGGGGCGATTGGACCCGGCGCGAATTTCCCACCTGGATCAACACGGCCAGCTGCTCAGCGGCGACAAGCCCACTAAAGAGCAGTTTCTGCACATGGCAATGTACGCAGAGCGCCCGCAGTCCGGCGCCATTGTGCATCTGCACTCCACCCACTCGGTGGCGGTCTCGTGCCTGCCGGAAGTGAATCCGTGTGACTGCATTCCACCGTTCACCGCCTACTACGTTATGCGCGTGGGCAAACTACCGCTGGTGCCCTATCACATCCCGGGCGACCCCAAGCTGGGCGATGCCGTGCGCGGCTTAGCGGGTAAGCACAGCGCAGTGCTGCTCGCCAATCACGGCCCGGTAGTGGCCGGCAAGAATCTGGAAGCGGCAGTCTACGCCACGGAAGAACTAGAAGAGACCGCCAAGCTTTACCTGCTTCTGAGGGGCGAAAACCCGCGGGGGTTAACGCCAGAGCAAGTCGCTGAGCTGGAAGCACGCTTTCCTAGAGATTAA
- a CDS encoding PhoX family protein, giving the protein MSKEIEDHRLFNQSRNEPFAAILAKHVSRRDVMRGGLSMAAVSMLSFGGAAQALASNGTQKTPLTLAFEAVRGSLTDAIIVPEGYVAQVLVPWGTPLSAGATWQADQPMTPDRQAASVGMHHDGMAGFALDADNASRRFVLALNNEYIDQEALWAPQGGPTNAESGKRPADESRTEINAHGVTLVEVEKDANGHWAHVPGSAYNRRLTSATVMDIAGPVAGSDYVKTQFSPSGIQTRGTNNNCGNGVTPWGTYIACEENWPDIFVNRGERFQDDARIGIPTDKSRYGWDTSAGDASEQNDEFGRFDITPRSENAADDYRNEARSFGYQVEVDPYSDALAVKRTALGRFRHEGCWLGKLEAGQPVVYYSGHDSRNEYVYKYVSDAAWDPADANRPGEEYDRLAIGSKYMDNGTLYVARFHADGSGEWLALTPDATTQDGRTLAVALGLADDDYAGIIINTCDAADFMGATPMDRPEWAAVDPTSGEVYLTLTNNTQRTAAETAPTFTNTGDDIEQLGVGYDTAPTNASNPRANNEAGHIIRWRESRLPNAFTWEVFVFGAAASDMDNHSGLSEMNQFASPDGLWFDERGDGQGILWIQTDNGYDGLTEYTNDQLLAVVPKGLDDIQGTGPVINSSNQQQLKRFAVGPNGGEVTGIFATPDKTALFINIQHPGNWPADANALTQDATMVASGQVRPRAATVVIQKRDGGPVGV; this is encoded by the coding sequence ATGAGTAAAGAGATCGAAGATCATCGGTTGTTTAACCAAAGCCGCAATGAACCATTTGCAGCGATATTGGCAAAGCATGTATCTCGGCGCGATGTGATGCGGGGCGGCTTGAGTATGGCGGCGGTCTCAATGCTGAGTTTTGGTGGCGCCGCTCAGGCACTTGCCTCAAACGGCACGCAAAAAACACCGCTTACGCTGGCGTTTGAAGCGGTTCGCGGGTCGCTCACTGATGCCATCATAGTGCCAGAAGGCTATGTAGCCCAGGTGCTGGTGCCTTGGGGTACGCCGCTCAGCGCTGGCGCTACATGGCAGGCTGACCAGCCGATGACGCCTGATCGCCAGGCAGCGAGCGTAGGCATGCACCATGACGGCATGGCCGGGTTTGCGCTGGATGCCGATAACGCATCGCGCCGGTTTGTACTGGCGCTCAATAATGAATATATCGATCAAGAGGCGCTGTGGGCACCTCAGGGTGGCCCGACGAATGCTGAAAGCGGTAAGCGACCCGCCGATGAGTCACGCACTGAGATCAATGCGCACGGTGTGACCCTGGTTGAAGTTGAGAAAGACGCTAACGGCCACTGGGCGCATGTGCCGGGGTCGGCCTATAACCGTCGCCTGACGAGTGCCACCGTGATGGATATCGCAGGCCCTGTGGCGGGTAGTGACTACGTCAAAACGCAGTTTTCACCGTCGGGGATACAGACCCGTGGCACCAACAATAACTGTGGCAATGGCGTCACTCCCTGGGGCACCTATATTGCCTGCGAAGAGAACTGGCCGGATATTTTCGTGAATCGTGGTGAACGTTTCCAGGACGATGCGCGCATCGGTATTCCTACCGATAAAAGCCGCTACGGTTGGGATACATCCGCAGGTGATGCCAGCGAACAAAACGACGAGTTTGGCCGTTTTGATATCACGCCCCGGAGCGAAAACGCGGCTGACGATTATCGCAACGAGGCGCGCTCGTTTGGCTATCAGGTGGAAGTCGACCCGTATAGCGATGCGCTCGCCGTTAAGCGCACGGCACTGGGCCGTTTCCGCCACGAAGGCTGCTGGCTGGGCAAGCTGGAAGCCGGTCAGCCGGTGGTGTACTACTCCGGCCATGATTCCCGCAATGAGTATGTGTATAAGTACGTCTCCGATGCTGCGTGGGATCCCGCCGATGCTAATCGCCCCGGCGAAGAGTACGACCGCCTGGCTATCGGTAGTAAATATATGGATAACGGCACGCTGTATGTGGCCCGTTTCCATGCCGACGGCAGCGGTGAGTGGCTAGCACTGACGCCTGATGCGACAACGCAAGATGGCCGCACGCTAGCCGTGGCGCTGGGCTTGGCAGACGATGACTACGCAGGAATTATTATTAATACCTGCGATGCGGCGGATTTTATGGGCGCCACACCAATGGACCGGCCAGAATGGGCGGCTGTCGACCCCACATCAGGCGAGGTGTACCTCACGCTGACCAATAACACGCAGCGTACCGCCGCAGAAACCGCACCGACGTTTACTAATACAGGTGACGACATTGAGCAGCTAGGGGTGGGTTATGACACAGCGCCCACCAATGCATCTAATCCGCGCGCCAATAACGAAGCGGGGCATATTATTCGCTGGCGCGAAAGCCGTTTGCCGAATGCCTTCACCTGGGAAGTGTTTGTGTTTGGTGCCGCGGCAAGCGATATGGATAACCACTCTGGCCTGAGCGAGATGAACCAGTTCGCAAGCCCCGACGGGCTGTGGTTCGATGAGCGTGGTGACGGTCAGGGCATTCTTTGGATTCAAACCGATAACGGTTATGACGGGCTAACGGAGTACACCAACGACCAGTTACTTGCGGTCGTACCCAAAGGGCTGGACGATATTCAAGGCACCGGCCCGGTGATTAATAGTAGCAATCAGCAGCAGCTAAAACGTTTCGCGGTAGGGCCTAACGGCGGCGAAGTCACCGGCATCTTTGCCACACCGGATAAGACTGCGCTGTTCATCAATATTCAGCACCCAGGCAACTGGCCCGCTGATGCTAACGCGCTGACTCAAGATGCCACCATGGTCGCCAGCGGTCAGGTGCGCCCTAGAGCCGCGACCGTGGTCAT
- the mgtE gene encoding magnesium transporter, which produces MRDDEKYTNTEEQLLYLQKRLDEEDTKALKALFTELDTLEIARTLESFPAKTRDLLWEYVPEEFIGEVLAEVDEEIRADYIEDLSASDVEQIVKGLDAQEVAEVLDVADEAIKTSVYASLDQEIRAQVENLHAYEDDVVGRYMDPETVNVKQGVSLEAVQRYIRIYHLLDDESQQIMITDKDKRLLGTLTLIDLIKQPQDAVVDDYMDDFFTLNDQMKVGDAAALLRSKELHFVPVCDSDGLLVGQLNATDVLEITQDDADMTLKHLSGISDEEEVFTPVLRSAKSRGIWLGINLLTAFLAAFVIGQFEAALDQIVALAILMPVVASMGGIAGSQTLTVVIRGLALGQLAGNNVRWLYNKEMWVGMSNGLVWALVVGLISHIWFGDAMITLVITLAIFINMSLANLSGVFIPIVLKKLQIDPALSGAVILTTITDVVGFLSFLGLATLIIL; this is translated from the coding sequence ATGCGTGATGATGAAAAATACACCAATACAGAAGAGCAACTGCTGTATCTTCAAAAGCGGTTAGACGAGGAAGATACAAAGGCGTTAAAAGCGCTATTTACTGAGCTCGACACCTTAGAGATTGCGCGAACACTCGAGTCTTTTCCTGCTAAAACCCGCGACTTGCTTTGGGAATACGTTCCTGAAGAATTCATTGGTGAAGTGCTGGCAGAAGTCGATGAAGAGATTCGTGCCGACTATATCGAAGACCTTTCCGCCAGCGATGTAGAGCAGATTGTTAAAGGGCTGGATGCACAGGAAGTCGCAGAGGTATTAGACGTTGCTGACGAGGCCATCAAAACCAGCGTTTACGCCAGCTTAGACCAAGAAATTCGCGCCCAGGTTGAGAATCTTCACGCCTATGAAGATGACGTGGTGGGTCGTTACATGGACCCCGAAACGGTCAATGTAAAACAAGGCGTCTCGCTAGAAGCCGTGCAGCGCTACATTCGCATCTACCACCTGCTCGATGATGAATCGCAGCAAATTATGATCACCGATAAGGATAAGCGCCTGCTTGGCACCCTGACCTTAATCGATTTAATCAAACAACCACAAGACGCCGTGGTTGATGATTATATGGATGATTTTTTTACACTCAATGACCAAATGAAAGTCGGTGATGCGGCAGCGTTATTACGCTCAAAAGAACTCCACTTCGTGCCTGTCTGCGATAGCGATGGCTTATTGGTCGGTCAGTTAAATGCCACCGACGTACTCGAAATCACGCAAGATGATGCTGACATGACGTTAAAGCATTTGTCTGGCATCAGTGACGAAGAGGAAGTCTTTACGCCCGTTTTACGCAGTGCAAAAAGTCGTGGGATTTGGCTGGGCATTAATCTATTAACGGCTTTTTTAGCCGCGTTTGTTATCGGGCAATTCGAAGCGGCATTAGATCAAATTGTGGCGCTGGCCATTTTAATGCCGGTAGTGGCGAGCATGGGCGGCATTGCGGGCAGTCAAACTCTAACCGTGGTTATACGCGGCTTGGCGCTTGGCCAGCTCGCGGGCAACAACGTCCGCTGGCTTTATAACAAAGAGATGTGGGTGGGTATGAGTAACGGCCTGGTTTGGGCGTTAGTGGTCGGCTTAATTTCCCATATCTGGTTTGGCGACGCCATGATTACACTAGTGATCACCCTAGCTATCTTTATCAATATGAGTCTCGCCAACTTATCGGGCGTCTTCATTCCTATAGTGTTGAAAAAACTACAGATTGATCCTGCGTTATCTGGAGCGGTTATTTTGACTACCATTACCGATGTAGTGGGCTTTTTATCCTTCTTAGGGCTCGCGACGCTGATTATCCTGTGA
- a CDS encoding NAD-dependent epimerase/dehydratase family protein, whose product MRILFTGGSGKAGRHASAYLRDQGHRVINLDWVVSDVPGITTLKVDLTDAGQVFNACQAYAGIDELEPGTGVPRYDAIVHFAAIPAILHRPDNETYRINTLSTYNILDAATRLGIPKVIFASSETTYGICFADGEKAPDYLPVDEEHPTVPQDSYAMSKVVNEVTARSFQARSGIDIYGLRINNVIEPHEYVELFPAFLDQPAMRRRNIFAYIDARDLGQMVDCCLKTDGLGYEVFNVANNDLSVGLTNAQVIERFYPNVPVRREMGEFETFYSNDKARRLVGFAPSYSWRDALPSADSGR is encoded by the coding sequence ATGCGAATTCTCTTCACTGGCGGCAGCGGCAAGGCCGGTCGTCATGCTAGTGCTTATCTGCGCGATCAGGGCCACCGAGTCATCAATCTGGATTGGGTCGTGTCTGACGTGCCCGGTATCACCACCCTGAAGGTTGATCTGACCGACGCTGGCCAAGTATTTAATGCATGCCAAGCCTATGCAGGGATCGACGAGCTTGAACCGGGCACCGGCGTGCCGCGTTACGATGCTATTGTCCATTTCGCCGCTATTCCCGCTATCCTTCACCGGCCGGATAATGAAACTTACCGCATCAACACACTCAGCACTTACAACATTCTTGATGCCGCTACTCGGCTAGGCATTCCAAAGGTGATTTTTGCCTCCAGCGAGACCACTTACGGTATCTGCTTTGCTGATGGTGAGAAGGCACCGGACTATCTGCCTGTCGATGAGGAGCACCCCACCGTTCCCCAGGACAGCTACGCCATGAGCAAGGTGGTCAATGAGGTAACGGCACGTTCCTTTCAGGCGCGTTCGGGCATCGATATCTACGGTTTGAGAATCAACAACGTTATTGAACCGCATGAATATGTCGAGCTATTTCCGGCCTTCTTGGATCAACCGGCTATGCGCCGACGCAACATCTTCGCCTACATTGATGCTCGTGATCTGGGGCAAATGGTCGACTGTTGCCTGAAGACAGATGGTCTGGGTTACGAGGTATTCAATGTCGCCAATAACGATCTTTCGGTTGGCCTGACGAATGCCCAGGTGATTGAACGTTTTTACCCGAACGTGCCGGTCAGACGCGAGATGGGGGAGTTCGAGACTTTCTATAGCAATGACAAAGCGCGTCGCCTTGTCGGTTTCGCACCGTCTTATTCATGGCGGGATGCTTTACCGAGTGCTGATAGCGGGCGATAA
- a CDS encoding TonB-dependent receptor plug domain-containing protein, translated as MKYTCAFSGLCLTLFPLLAAFAGDAELNPVTVTGTRAPTDLSRAPLIIDIINRNDAVLATASRVEDILSRQPGLHVAGQGRRNGQTLSMRGFGRSGVLVRLDGVRQGWMPRASSVASSSPTR; from the coding sequence ATGAAATACACATGTGCGTTCAGCGGCCTTTGCCTCACTCTTTTCCCTTTACTCGCCGCTTTTGCAGGCGATGCCGAACTTAATCCGGTAACGGTGACGGGCACTCGCGCGCCGACGGACCTCTCTCGGGCGCCGCTGATTATCGACATCATTAACCGCAATGATGCGGTGCTAGCAACGGCTAGCCGAGTGGAAGACATCCTTAGCCGCCAGCCGGGCCTGCATGTCGCTGGCCAGGGACGTCGCAACGGTCAAACCTTGAGCATGCGTGGTTTTGGACGTTCAGGCGTGCTGGTACGTTTAGACGGCGTGCGGCAGGGCTGGATGCCTCGCGCCTCAAGCGTCGCGTCGTCGTCGCCGACACGTTAG
- a CDS encoding YbaN family protein translates to MALVRILWVAIAALSFSIGVLGIFLPLLPTTVFMLIAVYCASKGSPRFEAWIRSRHYVGPLLITWEQERAIPRPAKLTAVGMIALSGLITGWTLGPGWRSFSIIALLVIVAVWLATRPEPSSSK, encoded by the coding sequence ATGGCGCTAGTACGTATATTGTGGGTAGCGATCGCAGCGCTGAGTTTTAGCATCGGTGTACTGGGCATTTTTTTGCCCTTACTTCCCACCACCGTCTTCATGCTGATCGCCGTTTACTGCGCCTCTAAAGGCTCGCCGCGCTTTGAGGCCTGGATTCGATCAAGGCACTATGTTGGCCCACTGCTGATTACCTGGGAGCAAGAGCGCGCTATTCCACGGCCCGCAAAGCTGACAGCCGTTGGCATGATTGCATTGAGCGGGCTGATCACCGGCTGGACGCTCGGCCCTGGCTGGCGGAGCTTCTCCATTATCGCGCTGCTGGTAATTGTGGCGGTGTGGCTGGCAACCCGCCCAGAACCATCCTCTTCGAAGTAA
- a CDS encoding ATP-binding cassette domain-containing protein has translation MLTLHKAGLSTTPALAPIDGTIRPGELLAIVGPNGAGKSTLLSLLSGYRPCEEGEVRLDGRLLQEWEVGALASRRALVVQQEPLGFDWRVEELVCLGCNPEKALIAELLDDLDLIHLAKRSALTLSGGERQRVMVARGACQVLSRRSATAKDGGLLLLDEPTSALDIGQQQRLMRQLRVWAEQHQMAVVCVLHDLNLASTYADRVWLLNKGQRISHGLPNQVLSLDTIADIYAAELQLIRASPAASPFLALRP, from the coding sequence ATGCTGACCCTGCATAAAGCAGGATTATCGACGACGCCCGCCTTAGCCCCCATCGACGGCACCATTCGCCCTGGTGAGCTACTCGCTATTGTCGGCCCCAACGGTGCGGGTAAAAGCACGCTACTCAGCCTGTTGTCAGGCTATCGCCCTTGCGAAGAGGGCGAAGTCCGCCTGGATGGTCGTTTACTACAGGAATGGGAGGTGGGCGCCCTCGCCAGCCGCCGTGCGCTGGTCGTACAGCAAGAGCCGCTAGGCTTTGATTGGCGGGTGGAGGAGTTAGTGTGCTTAGGCTGTAACCCAGAAAAAGCGCTCATTGCCGAACTGCTCGATGACTTAGACCTCATCCATCTTGCTAAGCGCAGTGCACTCACTCTTTCCGGCGGCGAACGCCAGCGGGTCATGGTCGCGCGAGGCGCCTGCCAGGTTCTCTCCAGACGCTCTGCGACCGCCAAGGATGGGGGGCTTCTGCTACTGGACGAACCGACAAGCGCACTGGACATTGGCCAACAGCAGCGACTCATGCGCCAGCTGCGTGTCTGGGCTGAACAGCATCAGATGGCAGTCGTCTGTGTGCTACACGACCTGAATCTGGCCAGCACCTACGCTGATCGGGTGTGGTTGCTCAATAAAGGCCAGCGCATTAGCCACGGTTTACCAAACCAAGTGCTCAGTCTCGACACTATCGCTGACATTTATGCAGCTGAACTCCAGCTCATTCGCGCCAGCCCCGCAGCGTCGCCTTTTCTTGCCCTTAGACCTTGA
- a CDS encoding sulfite exporter TauE/SafE family protein: MLPDYSVIAWLLIVFSVYLTGISKGGFAGGFGTLSVPLMALAISPAQAAGLLLPLLLVMDVFAVKAWWGKHDIAEVWRFVPGLFVGVAVGTLLFDRLSEEGLRLTLGAITLLFAAYMLLKPVAKKPISTRWALPAATICGFTSFMAHAGAPPLNVYMLPRKLTKETFIATCAVTFAVVNVIKLAPYMWLGEINVTSAWASLVLVPIAWIGVRNGLWLQSRVNEALFYRLVILAMFLVGFNLIWQALT; the protein is encoded by the coding sequence ATGCTGCCCGACTACTCCGTCATCGCCTGGCTGTTAATCGTGTTTTCCGTTTACCTGACCGGCATCTCAAAAGGTGGTTTTGCGGGGGGCTTCGGTACGCTCTCAGTGCCGTTGATGGCGCTGGCGATTAGCCCCGCTCAAGCGGCGGGCCTGCTGCTACCACTGTTGCTGGTTATGGACGTGTTTGCGGTAAAAGCGTGGTGGGGAAAGCATGATATAGCCGAAGTATGGCGCTTTGTGCCGGGGCTGTTCGTCGGTGTTGCAGTGGGGACGCTGCTGTTTGACCGCCTAAGCGAAGAAGGCTTACGTCTGACACTCGGTGCGATCACCTTATTGTTCGCTGCGTACATGCTGCTTAAACCCGTCGCCAAGAAACCTATTTCCACCCGATGGGCGTTACCGGCTGCCACCATCTGCGGCTTTACCAGTTTTATGGCCCACGCAGGTGCGCCGCCGCTGAACGTTTATATGCTGCCACGCAAACTGACTAAAGAGACCTTTATCGCTACCTGCGCAGTAACGTTTGCGGTGGTTAACGTCATTAAGCTGGCGCCCTATATGTGGCTTGGCGAGATTAACGTGACCAGTGCCTGGGCCTCGCTGGTGCTGGTGCCGATTGCCTGGATTGGCGTGCGCAACGGCCTGTGGCTACAAAGCCGGGTTAACGAAGCGTTGTTCTATCGCTTAGTGATTTTGGCTATGTTTTTGGTGGGCTTTAATTTGATCTGGCAGGCGCTGACATAG
- the hemP gene encoding hemin uptake protein HemP: MQFPDEGAEQRHVPVVAPIVAREVESKELLGSAGQLIIHHEQRRYILRRTKSGKLILNA; encoded by the coding sequence ATGCAGTTTCCCGACGAGGGCGCTGAGCAACGTCATGTGCCTGTAGTGGCGCCGATAGTGGCGCGTGAAGTAGAGAGTAAAGAGCTGCTGGGCAGCGCGGGCCAGCTGATCATTCATCATGAGCAAAGACGCTATATCCTGCGTCGGACCAAAAGTGGCAAGTTAATCCTTAACGCGTAA
- a CDS encoding HAD family hydrolase, whose product MRLALFDLDDTLLDGDCSARWNLWMIEQGWISDAETFMARAEQMQRAYHAGKLKLEEYLAMTLAPLRGRRVADVEKEVARFVATHLQPRIFEQAWGCLESHRQAGDTLLLISASSRHLVEPIAATLGIEHVLAVELSVENGINEEARYTGGSEGILSYRGGKVLRLKQWLAEQHVTPSHTTFYSDSRNDLPLLQYVDCPVVVNPDHVLAEVASVEGWRRLDWRTPLSVLSVNERFLSMSAPARSN is encoded by the coding sequence ATGCGCCTGGCCTTGTTTGATCTTGATGACACCCTTCTGGACGGAGACTGCAGCGCCCGCTGGAATTTATGGATGATAGAGCAAGGCTGGATAAGCGATGCCGAGACCTTTATGGCGCGCGCGGAGCAAATGCAGCGGGCCTATCACGCGGGTAAGCTTAAATTGGAAGAATATCTGGCGATGACGCTGGCGCCGCTGCGGGGCCGCCGCGTGGCAGATGTGGAAAAAGAAGTGGCGCGTTTTGTTGCCACACATCTGCAGCCGCGTATCTTTGAGCAAGCGTGGGGTTGCCTGGAGTCGCACCGTCAGGCAGGCGATACGCTGCTATTGATTTCTGCTTCCTCGCGCCATCTGGTTGAGCCGATTGCGGCCACGCTAGGCATTGAGCACGTGTTGGCAGTAGAGCTAAGCGTAGAAAACGGTATTAACGAAGAAGCGCGCTATACGGGCGGCAGCGAAGGTATTCTTTCGTATCGCGGTGGCAAAGTGCTACGTCTGAAGCAATGGTTGGCCGAACAACACGTTACTCCCAGTCACACTACGTTTTACTCAGATTCACGTAATGACCTGCCGCTGCTGCAATATGTGGATTGCCCCGTGGTGGTTAACCCCGACCATGTGTTGGCTGAGGTAGCGAGTGTAGAAGGGTGGCGGCGTTTAGACTGGCGAACGCCCTTAAGCGTTTTATCAGTGAATGAGCGTTTTTTGTCTATGTCAGCGCCTGCCAGATCAAATTAA